From one Timaviella obliquedivisa GSE-PSE-MK23-08B genomic stretch:
- a CDS encoding response regulator yields the protein MTFWSQLFSPSSFVPHGHCYLWQTNLVSLHVLSDALIALAYYSIPVTLFYLVRKRQDLPFQWVFLLFATFIVACGTTHVLDIWTLWYPTYWVSGLVKAFTALVSVITAIQLFPLMPKVLALPSPAQLEQANLALQAQVTERLRIEEELKRYQTQLESLVAERTHALTNANFTLQEEIIERKQVEAERNRLLAREQSARSDAEQANRLKDEFLAVLSHELRTPMGPILGWSKLLQSGKLDPVKSQFAVEAIERNAKLQVQLIADLLDVSKILSGKLSLSVTSVDLNAVIAAALETVQLAADAKALQIQTSIPSTASVVMGDAVRLQQVVWNLLSNAIKFMHTQGQIEVSLVQVNSHAQIRVKDTGKGIPANFLPYVFDHFRQEDGTTTRKFGGLGLGLAISRQIVEMHGGKIWVESLGENQGATFTVELPLLHSSSPVAEVADTALAPSEDLPLATLRILVVDDEPDSRELVAFVLEQAGAKVTTVDSAIAALHRFQSSHFDLLLSDISMPEMNGYALMQQVRDSGMGKDILAIALTAHARESDRQQAILAGFQAHLSKPVKPSDLIKTVEQLWAERSLNLYRDRSTV from the coding sequence ATGACTTTTTGGAGCCAACTTTTCAGCCCAAGCTCGTTTGTACCCCACGGTCACTGCTACCTATGGCAAACGAACTTAGTTAGTCTACACGTTCTCTCCGACGCACTCATCGCCCTAGCTTACTACTCCATTCCTGTTACCTTATTCTATCTGGTGCGGAAGCGGCAAGATTTGCCATTTCAGTGGGTATTCCTCCTATTTGCGACCTTTATCGTGGCTTGCGGTACGACCCACGTGTTAGATATTTGGACGCTCTGGTATCCGACGTATTGGGTGTCTGGGCTAGTTAAAGCCTTTACAGCTTTAGTTTCGGTTATCACAGCTATCCAGCTATTTCCTCTTATGCCAAAGGTCTTGGCTCTACCCAGCCCCGCTCAGCTTGAACAAGCTAATCTTGCTCTTCAGGCGCAAGTAACTGAGCGACTTCGGATTGAGGAAGAACTAAAGCGGTATCAAACCCAACTTGAATCTTTGGTGGCAGAACGCACACACGCCCTGACGAATGCAAACTTCACGCTGCAAGAAGAAATTATTGAGCGCAAGCAGGTAGAAGCAGAACGGAATCGGCTATTGGCAAGAGAGCAGTCTGCCCGATCCGACGCTGAACAAGCCAATCGGCTCAAGGACGAGTTTCTAGCTGTTTTGTCTCACGAACTCCGTACCCCTATGGGGCCGATTCTAGGATGGTCAAAGTTGCTTCAGAGCGGCAAGCTCGATCCTGTAAAGAGCCAATTTGCTGTGGAGGCGATCGAGCGTAACGCCAAACTACAGGTACAACTAATTGCTGACTTGCTAGATGTGTCGAAAATTTTGAGCGGCAAGCTCAGTCTCAGCGTCACGTCTGTTGACCTCAACGCAGTGATAGCTGCCGCCTTAGAAACGGTGCAATTAGCCGCCGATGCCAAAGCATTACAGATTCAAACCTCGATTCCTTCTACTGCCAGCGTTGTGATGGGGGATGCCGTTCGGTTGCAGCAGGTGGTGTGGAATCTGCTATCGAACGCGATTAAGTTCATGCACACCCAAGGACAAATTGAGGTCAGTCTTGTCCAGGTGAATAGCCATGCTCAGATTCGGGTTAAAGATACTGGCAAAGGAATTCCGGCTAATTTTTTGCCCTACGTGTTTGATCACTTTCGGCAGGAAGATGGAACCACGACCCGTAAGTTTGGCGGCTTGGGTCTAGGATTGGCGATCTCTCGTCAAATTGTAGAGATGCATGGCGGCAAAATTTGGGTTGAAAGTTTAGGCGAGAACCAGGGAGCGACGTTTACTGTTGAATTGCCGCTCTTGCATAGTTCAAGTCCAGTTGCAGAAGTTGCCGACACAGCCCTTGCTCCTTCTGAGGATCTGCCCCTGGCAACTCTACGAATATTGGTCGTAGATGATGAACCCGATTCCCGTGAGCTTGTGGCATTTGTGCTAGAACAAGCAGGAGCCAAAGTCACTACCGTTGACTCAGCGATCGCCGCCCTCCACAGGTTTCAATCTAGCCATTTCGACCTTCTTTTAAGTGACATTAGTATGCCAGAGATGAATGGGTACGCACTGATGCAGCAGGTGCGAGACTCAGGAATGGGCAAAGACATTTTAGCAATTGCGCTAACGGCTCATGCTAGAGAGAGTGACCGACAACAGGCAATCTTAGCTGGGTTTCAAGCTCACCTGTCTAAGCCTGTGAAGCCATCAGACTTAATTAAGACAGTGGAGCAACTTTGGGCAGAGCGATCGCTCAATTTATACCGCGATCGCTCAACGGTCTAA
- a CDS encoding metal-binding protein — translation MPSGQTHDRITLWTLPMVAGLTLAVTRNSLPTLMICAGYLFGGLMLGPDLDLHSIHYKRWGWFRWIWLPYRGSMKHRSPYSHAPIMGTTLRVIYLLAWLGLAGFLGIALSNELFQIGWTWAAIGQGIGQFLQRYLAEAIALCIGLELGAFSHYTADWLVSSHKRRKKKK, via the coding sequence ATGCCGTCGGGTCAGACTCACGATCGCATTACTCTCTGGACACTGCCAATGGTGGCAGGATTGACGCTGGCAGTAACTCGCAACAGTTTACCAACCTTAATGATTTGTGCAGGTTATCTGTTTGGCGGGTTAATGTTAGGGCCAGATTTAGATTTGCACTCAATTCATTACAAGCGATGGGGATGGTTTCGGTGGATTTGGTTACCGTACCGGGGAAGTATGAAGCACCGATCGCCTTATTCCCATGCGCCGATTATGGGGACGACGCTGCGTGTAATTTATTTGTTGGCGTGGCTGGGGCTGGCTGGGTTCCTAGGAATAGCATTGTCCAATGAACTTTTTCAGATAGGTTGGACTTGGGCAGCAATAGGACAAGGAATTGGTCAATTTTTGCAGCGATACCTGGCTGAGGCGATCGCCCTCTGCATTGGGCTAGAACTTGGGGCGTTTAGCCATTACACTGCTGATTGGTTAGTGTCTTCTCACAAACGACGCAAGAAGAAAAAATGA